The following nucleotide sequence is from Lepus europaeus isolate LE1 chromosome 16, mLepTim1.pri, whole genome shotgun sequence.
TCTTATGCCTTTAAGGTTGAAAAGGAATTCTATAgtacaaaatagaaaattcacaTAAACTtagttttagggaaaaaaaaatttaaagcagatTTTACTATAAATCAGAATTCTTCTTTGGCCAAGGAACAGATTTTAAAGGTTGTATACCTAATTCCTTTGAGGATTAATAACTcctgaaaaatcttttttttttttttttttgtattttaaatgttagGTGTGTAAAGAGAAAAATCAGGGACCTATTCCATACCATATAGATATCTAACTCATATTATGGAATTCTGAGACTGGAATTGGTATTTAGTAAAATTATATATCCATCTGTTTTCACATAAGATTTAACTAATCTTTAAGCCTTTAATTCTTATCTTTGAGTTACCAGATGTCTTTTTGGTTGTTTAGTGATTGTACATAACTACttgccaatttttaaaacatcctttctaaaaaataaaacttaaatcttGTTTATAGAATGTTATACCAGATTCTTCAAAATACTGTGGACCCTACAAGCCATCTGGGATCTTAAAGCAGGATGCTTTTACCTGTAAGGAAACAGGAGTTGATTGCGGTCATGATACTATAGGTAATTTGCCTTTTATACAGTTTCCATGGTTAAAGATTAGGTAATTACCTTCCAGTGGCTTGCTTTTATCACTATTCATGTACCGGAGTTTATTTTGATTATGGTAACTACCAAGTAAGTactcccctttctccctttccctgccacccaagtgtaTGTGTATACGGGGGCACttctaaaagctcatggaagagGCCAAcagccgcagctcaataggctaatcctccacctgcagcaccagcacaccgggttctagtcccggtcggagcaccggaatctgtcccagttgtccctcttccaggccagctctctgctgtggcccaggagtgcagtggaggatggcccaagtgcttgggccctgcaccccatggggagaccaggagaagcacctagctcctgccttctgatcagcgtgatgcgccagccacagtgcgctggccacgggggccattggagggtgaaccaacggcaaaaggaagacctttctctctctctctctcactgtccactctgccttgtcaaaaaaaaaaaaaaaaaaaaagttcatggaagaatctTTAAGGTGAGTAAgcgcatctttaaaaaaaaaaaaaggcgagcTCCCatcttcatcttctggttcactcagcaCATGTCCCCTATGACCAGGATTGGACtgagctgaagcaaggagctaagACTAAATCCAGTACTCCCATGAGGGTGTTAAGAATTAAAttatcctggggctggcgccgtggtgcagtaggttaatcctccacatgtggcgccggcatcccgtatgggcaccgggttctagtcccaactgctcttcttccaatccagctctctgctgtggcctgggaaagcagtagaagatggcccaagtacatgggcccctgcacccatgtgggagactgggaaaaagcacctagatcctgacttcagatcgtcatagctccggccattgtggccatttggggagtgaaccaacggaaggaagaccttcctctttgtctcttcctctcactgtctgtaactctacctctcaaataaattaaaaaaagaaaattatctgagtcgtcaccactgcctcccaggttcttaATTAACACGAAACTGAAGTCAAAAACCAAAGTCAGGTATTGAACTGTTGCAGGCCTCTTAAAAATTTggtacttggggctggcactgtagcacagtgggttaaagccctggcctgaggcaccagcatcccatatgggcgccggttctagtcctggctcctcctcttccgatccagctctctgctatgacctgggaaagcagtggaaaagatggcccaactccttggggcccctgcacccaagtgggagacccggaagaggctcctggcttcagatcagtgcagctctggctgttgtggccatctgggggtgaactagcagatggaagacctttctttctgtctctacttctccttgtaactctttcaaataaataaaataaatctttaaaaaaaattggtatcttaactgctaggctaaatattgACCCCTAAATTATCTTTTGATTCTTTCTTCCACAAGCATCTTggagtacctgtgtgtgtgtgtgtgtgtgtctcttatCATTGGATGTGATTTGGTAGATTACTTTAAGACCCCTAAAATCCAATGACTATTCATTcacttgtaaatttttaaatatttatctgatATGTAGTTCTTTTATGATTTTATGTTCTTTGCCATTTTCAAATGaccttaaataattttcctgAAGCTGTAATGTTAAAAATTTCTGTTAGTCTgtatcagtgatttttttttaaaacatggtaaACATAGTTGACCAATTAGAAGAGTTGAAGATATGGGATGTCTAACAAATTATGCTATGAAATCAGCTCATTGAAAATAACAAATTATACCCATggtatatttttcaatattttcaaagtttttggGGTTTTTTCTACCTAAAATTATTGAAAGAACATATTTGTATTACTTTCTTAATTGGTCAGGCTGTCACAAAATATTATACACTAGGTGGCTTATCAACAAGAAATGTATTTCGCACAGTGTGGAAGGTGGGAAGTCCAAGACCTAAGCCCCAGCAGATTCAATGAGTGGTGAGAGCCCACTTCCTGCCTCACACGtgacactttctctctgtcttcacatGCTGGGAGAAGCTAGTCAGCTCTCTGACGACTCATTTTTAAGATTCTAATCTGATTCATGAAGGCTTTGCCCTCATAACCTAATCATCTCTCTGAGTTTTCTACTTCTTAAAGTCATGACTTGGTAGAATAGAATTTAAACATGAATTTGGGGGAGATAGATATTTGGACATTAGCAAATACCAACTGCGGAATTATTTAGTTATATTTTAGTGTAACTATAtatgtctatatctatctataaatagatatagatagttttttttgttttacttctaGGCAtggttgtaatccataagatgggACACACTGCTGCTGGTACATCTACTAATggtataaaattcaaaatacctGGGTTAGTGTTTCCAAAGGAATAGATATTTTAAGTGTATACTGAACATAAAGTAGTCTGTGCTGCAGAGGATGTGCAACACAAAGCACAGCCCAAGGCTCAGAGCTAAGATAAATGTGAAGGAAAATATGTTACTGACTGCCAGGTGCCAAAGGAAGAGGCATATCCAATACCTTGAAGTTCAGGGTTCGCAGATGGGATGTGAAAGCCAATAGAGCAGTGGTGGAAACTTGAGTCTACAGAAGGGAAAGAGGGACGTTCAGACAAACACACAAGCAGATACAAAGTAGTACACACTTCAGGTTCAGGACTCCCACTGGCTAGCAAAGAAATTGTATATGTATGTGCACCCACACTTGTGGGAGAGAGAATAGGAGGGAGGGACTGGAATGGAGGCCGTAGAAGATAAAATTGCAAGAGAAGCTTGGAGCCAGATTTCAAGGAGTCTTAAGTCACCTTAAGGAGTTCTAGATTTTGAagcataaatatttagaaaagtatTAAAggttttttataaggaaaaacttttgtaaaaattaatatacaATATAGGAAGCAAGAACAGATTTTAAGtaaggtaaaataatttttatttgaatatatatgaatatatatttgaatacatatgaataatcaaatatttgaataaaagatGGTAATAGTTACTATATAGTTACTATATGTAGTAATTATATAGTATTAGTATTAGTAACTATagttatatatactatatatatactatatatatatagttactaTAAGAATAGTTACTATAATTCTGTGCCTTGGTATATAACTGAATGATAAAATCTTTTaacagatgtgtttcttttaattgagaagtaaaaattatatatatttaatgtacaacatgatgttttgatacattcACATTGTGGAATGGTTAAATCAGCTATTTATCATGTATTATCTCACATACTTTGGTGAAAACACAATCTGCTGTCTTTAACACAAATATATAACATTGTTATTCACTATAGCCACCATGATGTACAATAGCTGTCTTgaactttttcatcttgtaaTAAGTGAATTTTTTTCCTAACCAACATTTTCTTCATTACCTTCTTCATCAGCCTTTGGTAATAACCATTgtaatttctgtttctgtgagttcAAGTTCTTTAACTACACCTCTGATAACAAATTCTTACGTAATTGGTATTGGCTTCTGAAAATCTAAGTTGAGAAATTGGAAATCTTTTCTGTTGAAGAATTTACTTAAAACAATAATCAGTTGCCAAGTAGAAATAGCCCCTATTGTTGAAATATGTCTTAACAAAATTAAGTTTACACTCAATTGCAGTCCTAAATTATTGTACTTTCCCCCTCAAAAGTCGTGTAGGAGATTCCCCAATACCTGGAGCAGGGGCCTATGCTGATGATACTGCTGGagcagctgcagccactggggatgGTGATATATTGATGCGCTTCCTACCAAGGTATGCTTTTATGTTTGTGCATCTTAAAGATCttctgcagatattttctccatcAAGATAGAAAATTTTTCATGCTGTGTAATCTGAATTTGTGTGCACAAGAGCTTAGGAGAAATTGTATCTGCACTTTTTTTGCCTGTTGTTTTGGTAGTTACAATCATTCAAATTTGGTAATCAGCTgtgaaataaaatagtatttttaaccCTACTTCCGAGGAAAGAATACCTATGTTCTGTTTAAACAgttgatgggaaaaaaaaaaaagttgatggaagGCCACTGAGGAAAGGAACTGTGATCACTGATAAAAGTAGGCAGAACAGTCGTTGTCTGTAATTAATTACTTTAACTACAaattttgcacttgcctaatattTTCACCTTTGATTTTAGCCCCTTTTCTCCTTTAAATATAACTTCTATTCTTAATGACTTCTAATATTACAGAATTACAGTTACTAAGCCAAAGCCAAAAATAATAGTTCTTTTCTGAAAGTAATGGGTGGGTTGGTTGATTGACATCACATCCAGGTTTCCTTGGTTTGATGTTGTTGCTTTAACAGGAGTTACCAACTCTTGTTTATTTGTACCTGTTCTATCAAATGTGACAATCATAGTTTTAAATTTCTAACTTCAAGTAATTGAATTTGGATTTAGTATTTATTCTGTAATACTAACATTTCACCTCTGTTGAAATTAGCTACCAAGCTGTAGAATACATGAGAAGAGGAGAATACCCAACCACAGCTTGCCAAAAAGTGATTTCAAGAATTCAGaaacattttccaaaattctTTGGGGCTGTTATATGTGCCAATGTGACTGGAAGTTATGGTAAGTTGTGTTAGGATAGTGTGTTTGTAAAAACTAGCTAACGTTTAAAACATACACTTTTAAATATTGCAGAATATAATACATTACATTCAATAGAAAAAGGGACTGTGTACTGTAGGCACTGAGTATCAAGACCGAGAAAGTGTTAAAAACTGTACATAGAACCCTGCTTCAACTTACTGCTGGCAGTTACGACCCTGTCTGTGGGTATTTGTATCTTTCACATCTGTCCTAAAGGAAATTTAGTTTTAGCTCCAGTTCATGTTGAGATGGGCTAATCTAGTCAAATGCTTTTACTAATTAGAAGTAGATAGGGAAAAATTATCTCCCCTACTTCTCTTCTATTCATTATTTAAATGTTTCAGCCATTTATATCTTCTTGGGGCTCCAAAGAACAAGATGTATTACTAATTTTAAACCAAAGAAGTTAGCGGAATTATTTTTGCACTGTGTTTGAGGAATGTCTCTTGCTTCATTTACTTTCCATATGAGCCAGCACAGTTTCAAAGCATTTTAAGATCAACCACTGCTGATTCTCATTAGTGCATTTTCAGATGGGGAAGATACACAGCTTACTGATCAATATGACTTATTAGGTTAGACTGCTTATTATTGTTCTTTGATCTCTTACTTCCCACAGTTCTGTATTTGAAAAACTTGTTTGAGgaattccttattcttttttaagtacTAAGATCAAAAGTCAATAAAAGTTACCGGAGGTGGGAAAggctttatatataaaatgagtTAGTTTCATTGATTCCCTCTAAAGAAATAACCTTAGAAGACATAAGGTTGTATTTAGCAGGATGGCAAAATGATAATTATATAATTGTAGATGAATTTAAAATTGActagtttcttttattttaaagtaatgttaGTAGAAGAGGATACCCACAGGTGTTTAGAAGATTAGCTTGATTAGACAGAGAGCATCATGACATTAACTCTTCTCACTTTCTAGAAGAGTAAGAGAAGATTAAGGAGTGATGGTGGGGATGAGAGGTGGTCAGTAGGCTATGAATGAATGATGGGAATGTTCTAATGGCTAGGGAACAAAAGTTTTTGGAAGTGACTCAGTAATTTTTTGTAAGCAAAGGATGTGAAAACAGAAACAATAGTGGCAATGACAACATGTATATGGAACAAAAAAATCAGGTAGTTTTCTGCAAGTCAGGTATAGCTTactacctttttcttttctttcatgcaCTGTAAGCTACTCAGAACTAAGAAGGACAAGACCCATATAACATCCATGTGGCTTAGTTGTACATTATGAACACAATAGCCCATATTCAGCCAAATAAACAGTATCTATGTTGTTTGTAAATATGCATCTTACGTTTAACCAAACAACCTTCTCTCTTTGGCCACAGGTGCTGCTTGCAATAAACTTCCAACTTTTAAACAGTTTAGCTTCATGGTTTATAATCCTCTAAAAAATCATCCAGTCGAGGAAAAAGTAGACTGCATCTAATCCATCTTTTCCGTCGTCTATATttaaagaaggaagaaacaaaggcTGAAAAGGTTACTATCCTCGTATAGTGTTCCTCATATATTCTCTTTATGTAAAATAAGCACAGATGGAAATTATTGCTGAAATAGCACTTTCACTTTTTAGAtctgaaatttttttcatattctgtttttatttaagcTTTGTATGTTTCCTGACAATGAATACctatttgtataaattttatattttttcaatctTAAGTGATATTTGAATTTCTGACCAATATTACAAGAAATTGTTACTCTGAGGATTTTTCTCCACCGTGGTATATTAAAGCTAAAAAGAAATCATCTATATTTGGATACTGAAAATAATTAAAGTATACAAGCTTTTTAGATCTAAAGAAAAGGGTAACAGTAACTCTGAGTATTGGTGCTGATGGAATTTCAGTGTGTTACAGTGATATGTTTTTTACCACTGATTATTAGTTTTGCCCAATATTCCTTTGCTTAAAGAAGAATGTTATTAATACAGATGCTTTTTGTTTTGCATATATGAGAAAATGTGAGAATCTTCTTATGTGGAAATATGTTGGGTTCTGTTGTTTTTACCCCCTCTTATGGAACTCTCAATGTGTGAAGATTCTTATGCCACAATGCTCTCTGCTCTGTTAGCTATAGATATTCACTCCATTTGAAAATGGTGTGGGGAGTTTGACTTTTACTGTAATTGTACTGATTTCTTGCTCAGAGTAATGAGAATTGCAATtagaaataaatcagtaaatttaATGTCCAGCTCAGCATTATTTCCctaccttttgagtttgctgtcTGACTGACAGCTTTAGGGAGGTTGGACAGGTGCTTTGTTGGGATCAACTTTTCCTTCataattattatcttttaaaacaagAGTCATCAGTAAAACTACATACAGTGTTGTCCAACAATAGTAGTCTATTGTGTTTACTACAaccattttaatgtttaatttacaAGAATAATAAAGAAGAATATAAATCATAGGACTGGTGGCAGGTTAAGATTAAAAAGCTCTAGTTTGTGGAATGGTATAGGTCACTTGTCAGAACTGGCTATGGATCTAAGTTGTCCAGGAGCCTCTTTAAAAATACCCTCTGCTTTGTGTTCCTAATGAGATATGGATGAGGCCTTGGAATCTGGAATTAGCAAAT
It contains:
- the AGA gene encoding N(4)-(beta-N-acetylglucosaminyl)-L-asparaginase, whose product is MARKWNFPLLFAPLLLGPALVRSCGPLPLVLNTWPFKNATEAAWRTLASGGSTLDAVENGCAECEKDQCDGTVGFGGSPDELGETTLDAMIMDGTTMNVGAVGDLRRIKNAIGVARKVLEHTTHTLLVGESATMFAESMGFVNEDLSTNDSRALHSDWHARNCQPNYWRNVIPDSSKYCGPYKPSGILKQDAFTCKETGVDCGHDTIGMVVIHKMGHTAAGTSTNGIKFKIPGRVGDSPIPGAGAYADDTAGAAAATGDGDILMRFLPSYQAVEYMRRGEYPTTACQKVISRIQKHFPKFFGAVICANVTGSYGAACNKLPTFKQFSFMVYNPLKNHPVEEKVDCI